One Cynocephalus volans isolate mCynVol1 chromosome 7, mCynVol1.pri, whole genome shotgun sequence genomic region harbors:
- the LOC134382610 gene encoding interferon-induced protein with tetratricopeptide repeats 1-like yields the protein MSKNADDHQVEDRLKELRCHFTWGLLIEESAIPDLENRVLEEIEFLDTKYNVGIHNMLAYVKHLKGQNEKALESLKEAEDLIQRDHANQSEMRSLVTWGNYAWVCYHLGRLAGAQTYLDKVESTCEKLASPFRYRMECPEMDCEEGWALLKCGGQYYERAKACFEKALEADPENAEFSTGYAIATYRLDGFNAAIKRTEGCSLHPLRQAIRLSPEDAYIKVLLALKLQEVGQEAEGEKYIEEALTNKSSQTYVFRYAAKFYRKKGSLDKALQLLKTALQATPDSVYLHHQIGCCYRQQMIEMKEATKLPRSREDEENADRMMRLAIFHFEHAIQKKPTFTIAYMDLANMYTEQGEHQKVEDTYRKALTLHDGNKSLLQEVHYRYGYFLQCHKQSDNEAITYYLKALYIEPQSNARQKILRALEKSVNRVHQNKSDVESLNLLALVHRLKEGRE from the coding sequence TAAGAATGCTGATGATCATCAGGTCGAAGATAGGCTGAAGGAACTGAGATGTCACTTTACCTGGGGGCTGCTAATTGAAGAGAGTGCAATACCTGATTTAGAAAACAGGGTCTTGGAAGAGATTGAGTTCCTAGACACCAAGTACAATGTGGGAATACACAACATGCTGGCCTATGTGAAGCACCTGAAAGGCCAGAATGAGAAAGCCTTGGAGAGCTTGAAAGAAGCGGAAGACTTAATCCAGCGAGATCATGCCAACCAATCGGAAATGAGAAGTCTGGTGACCTGGGGCAACTATGCCTGGGTGTGCTACCACCTGGGAAGACTGGCAGGAGCCCAGACTTACCTGGATAAGGTGGAGAGCACTTGCGAGAAGTTGGCAAGTCCTTTCCGCTATAGAATGGAGTGTCCTGAGATGGACTGTGAGGAAGGATGGGCCTTGCTGAAGTGTGGAGGACAGTATTATGAACGGGCCAAGGCCTGCTTTGAAAAAGCTCTGGAAGCAGACCCTGAAAACGCTGAATTCAGCACCGGGTATGCAATTGCCACTTATCGCCTGGATGGCTTTAATGCAGCAATAAAACGCACGGAGGGGTGTTCTTTGCACCCCCTAAGGCAGGCGATCAGGCTAAGTCCAGAAGATGCATATATTAAGGTTCTCCTTGCACTGaagcttcaggaagtaggacaagaagctgaaggagaaaagTACATTGAGGAAGCTCTGACCAACAAGTCCTCACAGACTTATGTCTTTCGATATGCAGCCAAGTTTTACCGAAAAAAAGGCTCTCTGGATAAAGCTCTTCAGCTCTTAAAAACAGCCTTGCAGGCAACACCCGACTCCGTCTACCTGCATCACCAGATAGGGTGTTGCTACAGACAACAAATGATCGAAATGAAGGAAGCTACAAAGTTGCCACGTAGCAGAgaggatgaagaaaatgcagacaGAATGATGAGATTAGCCATATTTCATTTTGAACATGCTATACAGAAAAAGCCCACATTTACAATAGCGTATATGGATTTAGCCAACATGTATACAGAGCAAGGTGAACATCAAAAGGTTGAGGACACGTACCGGAAAGCACTCACCCTGCATGATGGTAATAAGAGCCTATTGCAGGAGGTCCATTATCGTTACGGCTACTTTCTGCAATGTCACAAGCAATCTGACAATGAGGCAATTACCTACTATTTAAAAGCACTATACATAGAACCACAGTCAAATGCTAGACAAAAAATTCTCCGTGCTTTAGAGAAGTCGGTTAACAGAGTTCATCAGAATAAATCTGATGTGGAGAGTTTAAATCTCCTTGCGCTCGTGCACAGATTGAAAGAGGGAAGAGAGTGA